A single bacterium BMS3Abin02 DNA region contains:
- the map gene encoding methionine aminopeptidase 1, translating to MITIKNAKEFDKMRVAGAAVAAVLSSVGAVVAPGVTLKELDELAAEIIRARGCTPSFLGYHGYPAHICTSPNDVIVHGIPCSYRLVEGDILSIDAGAIYQGYHGDAAATFAIGEVAKPVRRLIDTTRAALWAGIEQVREGARVGDIGHAVEQEAKRQGLGVVREYLGHGIGRQMHEDPQIPNYGTRGTGLKLRRGMSICIEPMFNMGGEATKVESDGWTVKTADGSLSAHFEHTIALTDGGVRVLTQEPDLVEGAHGG from the coding sequence ATGATCACCATCAAGAACGCGAAGGAATTCGACAAGATGCGAGTCGCCGGGGCGGCGGTCGCCGCGGTCCTCTCCAGCGTGGGGGCTGTCGTCGCACCCGGTGTCACGTTGAAGGAACTCGACGAACTGGCCGCGGAGATCATCAGAGCCCGAGGCTGCACGCCGTCGTTCCTCGGCTACCACGGATACCCTGCACACATCTGCACGTCTCCCAACGACGTGATCGTGCACGGTATCCCCTGTTCGTACCGACTCGTCGAAGGCGACATCCTTTCGATCGATGCCGGGGCCATCTACCAGGGATACCACGGCGACGCAGCCGCCACCTTCGCCATCGGCGAGGTGGCAAAGCCCGTACGGCGGCTCATCGACACGACGAGAGCCGCGCTGTGGGCCGGCATCGAACAAGTCAGGGAAGGGGCCCGGGTCGGCGACATCGGGCATGCCGTGGAACAAGAGGCGAAGCGCCAAGGACTTGGCGTGGTACGAGAGTACCTGGGTCATGGGATCGGTCGCCAGATGCACGAGGATCCGCAAATCCCCAACTATGGCACTCGAGGGACGGGCCTCAAGCTGCGCCGCGGCATGTCGATCTGCATCGAGCCCATGTTCAACATGGGCGGCGAGGCCACGAAGGTCGAGTCCGACGGTTGGACGGTGAAGACGGCGGACGGTAGTCTGTCGGCACACTTCGAGCACACCATCGCTCTCACGGATGGCGGAGTCCGGGTGCTGACGCAAGAGCCGGATTTGGTTGAGGGCGCCCATGGCGGCTAG
- the infA gene encoding translation initiation factor IF-1 — MAKQDDVIRVQGTVLETLPNAMFRVEIEGGLEVLAHVSGKMRMRYIRILPGDRVDLELSAYDPTRGRIVWRYR; from the coding sequence GTGGCAAAACAAGATGATGTAATCAGGGTACAGGGGACCGTCCTCGAGACACTTCCGAACGCTATGTTCCGGGTGGAGATCGAAGGCGGCCTCGAAGTGCTTGCCCATGTTTCGGGCAAGATGCGGATGCGGTACATCCGCATCCTGCCTGGTGACAGGGTTGACCTCGAGTTGTCGGCGTACGATCCGACACGGGGCCGGATCGTGTGGAGATACAGATGA
- the rpsM gene encoding 30S ribosomal protein S13 has translation MARIAGVDLPRDKRVEIGLTYIFGVGRTRAQQICFALDIDPDTKVRDLTDDEVIRIRRFIDQGYRVEGDLRREVAQNIKRKIEIGTYQGIRHRRGLPVRGQRTHTNARTRKGRRSAIAGKKKVKK, from the coding sequence ATGGCGCGAATTGCGGGAGTTGACCTCCCCAGAGACAAGCGAGTCGAGATCGGTCTGACGTACATCTTCGGTGTGGGTCGTACACGGGCTCAGCAGATCTGTTTCGCTCTCGACATCGATCCCGACACGAAAGTTCGTGATCTGACCGACGATGAAGTGATCCGCATTCGACGCTTCATCGATCAGGGCTATCGCGTTGAAGGCGACTTGCGTCGAGAGGTCGCTCAGAACATCAAGAGGAAGATCGAGATCGGGACATATCAGGGCATCCGCCATCGCCGGGGTCTCCCGGTGCGCGGCCAGCGGACGCACACGAATGCCCGGACTCGCAAGGGACGGCGTTCGGCGATCGCCGGCAAGAAGAAGGTCAAGAAGTAG
- the rpsK gene encoding 30S ribosomal protein S11: MAKQQTKRVHRRERKNIAHGQAHITASFNNTIINITDLDGNTIVWTSGGTVGFKGSRKSTPYAAQVAAEEAARQAGEHGVRKLDVIVSGSGGGRDTAVRTLQNMGMEVTFIKDVTPFPHNGCRPKKRRG; the protein is encoded by the coding sequence GTGGCGAAGCAGCAAACAAAGCGGGTACATCGTCGCGAGCGGAAGAACATCGCTCACGGACAGGCCCACATCACGGCGAGTTTCAACAACACGATCATCAATATCACCGACCTGGACGGCAACACGATCGTGTGGACGTCCGGTGGAACGGTGGGATTCAAGGGTTCCCGCAAGTCGACACCGTACGCAGCGCAGGTCGCCGCGGAAGAGGCGGCCCGACAGGCGGGAGAGCACGGAGTGCGCAAGCTCGATGTGATCGTGTCGGGGAGTGGCGGAGGCCGGGACACGGCGGTCCGCACCCTGCAGAACATGGGCATGGAAGTCACCTTCATCAAAGATGTCACCCCATTCCCGCACAACGGATGCCGGCCGAAGAAGCGGAGGGGCTGA
- the rpsD gene encoding 30S ribosomal protein S4, which produces MARYTGPTHKLCRRARQPLCQSKKCAVDRRPYPPGEHGRGRIRETDYQIQLREKQKLRAMYGVLERQFRRYYREATRQKGITGENLLRILESRLDNVVYRAGFAQTRPQARQLVNHGHFEVNGKKVDIPSYQVRAGDVVTLRERSRNLIIVDHSLETVRHSLPEWLEIDADERTIVVQDVPNRAQIDTQIREQLVVELYSR; this is translated from the coding sequence ATGGCTCGCTACACGGGGCCTACCCACAAACTGTGTCGTCGAGCGCGACAGCCACTCTGCCAGTCGAAGAAGTGTGCGGTCGATCGTCGACCGTATCCTCCCGGCGAGCACGGCCGCGGCCGGATCCGAGAGACCGACTACCAGATCCAGCTTCGTGAGAAGCAGAAGCTACGCGCCATGTACGGGGTGTTGGAGCGCCAGTTCCGACGCTACTACCGCGAAGCCACCCGGCAGAAGGGCATCACCGGCGAGAATCTGCTGCGCATCCTCGAGAGCCGTCTCGACAACGTCGTGTATCGGGCGGGTTTCGCGCAAACCCGGCCGCAGGCACGACAACTGGTCAACCACGGGCACTTCGAGGTGAACGGCAAGAAAGTCGATATTCCCTCTTATCAGGTCCGAGCCGGCGACGTGGTCACGCTTCGTGAACGGAGCCGCAACCTGATCATCGTCGATCACTCCCTCGAGACGGTGAGACATTCGCTGCCCGAGTGGCTCGAGATCGACGCGGACGAGCGCACGATCGTCGTGCAGGACGTCCCGAACCGTGCCCAGATCGACACGCAGATTCGTGAACAGCTCGTCGTCGAGCTCTATTCGAGGTAG
- the rpoA gene encoding DNA-directed RNA polymerase subunit alpha, translated as MLIVQRPHIEEQPVSELRSKFIVEPLEPGFGYTLGNTLRRTLLARIPGAAITTVQIEGIQHEFSTIEGVVEDVVDIILNLKQVVLRIEASDPAQIMYLSAKGAGEVTAADIKTPAGVEVVNADLHIATLSTSGRLEIELTAERGVGYRSAEKNKAAEVIGIIPIDSIFSPVRKVTYQVEPTQVGQMTNFDRLVLDIETDGSLEPAEAVSSAGKTLRELLGLFAEIGEGVGLELGDVAVAEPMSPDLELPIEALDLSERPRNCLRRAQIESVGELVAKTADDLLSITNFGHKSLEEVVAKLDELGLSLAGGGETAGV; from the coding sequence GTGCTGATCGTTCAACGTCCGCATATCGAAGAACAGCCCGTCTCCGAGCTGCGTTCGAAGTTCATCGTCGAACCGCTCGAGCCGGGGTTCGGGTACACACTCGGCAACACGCTGCGACGGACCCTGCTTGCCAGGATTCCCGGTGCCGCCATCACGACCGTGCAGATCGAAGGTATTCAGCACGAGTTCTCGACGATCGAGGGTGTCGTGGAAGACGTCGTCGATATCATCCTGAACCTCAAGCAGGTCGTGCTCCGCATCGAAGCTTCCGACCCGGCCCAGATCATGTATTTGTCGGCGAAGGGAGCCGGCGAAGTCACGGCGGCCGACATCAAGACGCCCGCCGGCGTCGAGGTCGTGAACGCGGACCTGCATATCGCCACGTTGTCAACTTCTGGACGACTCGAGATCGAGCTCACCGCCGAGCGGGGAGTCGGGTATCGCTCTGCAGAGAAGAACAAGGCGGCCGAAGTCATCGGGATCATCCCGATCGATTCGATCTTCTCGCCGGTTCGCAAGGTGACCTACCAGGTCGAGCCGACCCAGGTCGGCCAGATGACGAACTTCGATCGGCTCGTCCTCGATATCGAGACCGACGGTTCGCTCGAGCCCGCCGAAGCCGTGTCGTCCGCAGGGAAGACACTTCGTGAGCTGCTCGGCTTGTTTGCCGAGATCGGTGAGGGTGTCGGCCTCGAACTCGGTGACGTCGCCGTCGCAGAGCCGATGTCGCCCGACCTCGAACTCCCCATCGAGGCGCTCGATCTCTCAGAGCGTCCTCGCAACTGCTTGCGGCGTGCCCAGATCGAGAGCGTCGGTGAGCTCGTCGCCAAGACGGCGGACGATCTGCTGAGCATCACCAACTTCGGCCACAAGAGCCTCGAAGAAGTCGTCGCCAAACTGGACGAGCTGGGTTTGAGTCTCGCCGGCGGCGGCGAAACGGCGGGTGTGTGA